GGCTTATCAAGACAAGTGacacacatttatatatatataatttataatttcaacactttatcaatatataataaCGAAAATATAATCTTAACTCGAATGAagcaatatttaaaattcttataaaatatatatttggcaTGAATTTAAACCATGTTAATCCTATTCTTAAACACTTTAGCATAACATAACAAAAGCGCCATGGCATGCATAATTCATTCCTTGAACACTTTAGCTTAatactttatttcatttaaaaaaaaacaacattcTACCTACTCTAAGCCTAAAACCTATAGATTTATAGAATTCTATATCACAACATAAACACTTTATAGAGCATAGCAATAcctaaatcaaatatattataaacaCTTGGAAGGCCTAGGTTAGGAATGATtatcaaaagtgtttttgggattcagttttttcaaaattatttttaaactaatttttatttggagaaaacacttttctttaaaaagataacttatttagaaatatttttacccGATAAAGATGCTCTCGAGATGCAGCAAGTGTAATactaataaaacatattaataatttttaagattaaaaatattaataattttatgtaattgattatttaaattagtttttaaagcatgtaaacatcaataaaaattaacatctttggatttaataaaactttaaaccattctaattacatcttaaaattattaaggttATATAAATTAGGTCCTTCCGTtactaaaattgttaatttaatcattaaatgaCACGTAGGATCttatgtgacataatttaaaataaaaattttaagaaaaatattttaaaatagatgtTTTATCATTCACTTGTTTTGAGATTTCAAGTTTATATAGAAGTTTTATCATTcgcttgtttttcttttcaattttactttatttgtaattttcacttttaaaaagTATGCGATAATATTCCATTTCTTTAAAGttgttagttttaaatttatctacataaaatttttcagttaaattaatgattttaataacaaaataacccTACTAATATAACATCCATAGTTTAAAACGTAAAGGAACGTTTTAAGATTTAAACACTAAATTAAAATGGGGATgcaatgaaaaatgaaatactaattttattttaatttagaaaaataaacaacttaaaaCAGCCAAAGATGAGATAGGATCAACCATTTATCATCAGCCTAAATACAAATGAACCTTAATAGCCAACAAAAACACACAAATGAGCCCAAAATACAACAACGAATGTACGAGAATCGAAGCCCCACTGGTCTTAAAGTTGCCGAACTCTACGCACCTGTGGTGGCCGGGAACTTGAAACAACAACCCCGGCGTTAGCAGCACGAAAAGAACCAACGCCACGATAATTGGACCCCAGTCCGACATCGTTTTCCGATAAGGTTTGCAAGGGCAACTAGGCAACTGTGATTTATTGATGGAGTATTTGAATCTATGGAGTTTTTTATACGCAAATGAAAGAGAAGATAAAGTGAAAGAGAGTGTGGGGCGGCGTTTAAGCGATGAAGGCATTTTGGATTCATTGCCACCGCCATTGGAATAACTTCATTCTCATGCCTACACTCTCTTAAGATTTCTTTTTGGatcaattttaaatagattaattgGGGTTTGATTTATTTGGATATGtttaaatttcttgaattatttCGGTTTtagattttgtgtatttgtttATTGGATTTTTCAGGTTGAGTCATATTTcgagtttatgtttttgtagGTTTCTTGTTTCAATGTTTCAAAAATTGGATTGGTGGTCGAATAATCAAACTACCTATTCTTAGTTCAACTAGTACAAcatcctatccaacaataattaaatagaagttaaaaattcatttaaaataaatattaaaaatttataaaccaattttttcatttgaaaaacaggaatcgactttgaaaatgaaaatggagtcgccaccaatccttttttgaggtgtgatcgggtcaccttgagattttaataaaacatattgatttattaaaataacaattttggtccttaaattttgagaaaataggttt
The sequence above is a segment of the Gossypium raimondii isolate GPD5lz chromosome 4, ASM2569854v1, whole genome shotgun sequence genome. Coding sequences within it:
- the LOC105779355 gene encoding uncharacterized protein LOC105779355, with the protein product MSDWGPIIVALVLFVLLTPGLLFQVPGHHRCVEFGNFKTSGASILVHSLLYFGLICVFLLAIKVHLYLG